The proteins below come from a single Stutzerimonas stutzeri RCH2 genomic window:
- the xth gene encoding exodeoxyribonuclease III, with amino-acid sequence MDRLKIATFNINGIRARLPNLLEWLEREQPEVVCLQELKAQDADFPIDDIRAAGYGAIWHGQKSWNGVAILARDGEPLEIRRGLPGDPDDSHSRYLEAAVQGVIVACLYLPNGNPQPGPKFDYKLAWFERFIEHAAGLLASGHPVVLAGDYNVVPTDEDIYSPRSWKKDALLQPESRECYARLLTQGWTDALRSRYPDERIYTFWDYFRQHWQKNSGLRIDHLLLSPDLAPRLQDAGVDRWVRGQEHASDHAPTWVSLAMGKG; translated from the coding sequence GTGGATCGACTGAAAATCGCCACCTTCAACATCAACGGTATCCGTGCACGCCTGCCCAACCTGCTCGAATGGCTGGAGCGCGAACAGCCCGAGGTGGTCTGCCTGCAGGAACTCAAGGCGCAGGATGCCGACTTCCCCATCGACGATATCCGTGCGGCCGGCTACGGCGCGATCTGGCACGGGCAGAAGTCCTGGAACGGCGTGGCAATCCTCGCCCGCGACGGAGAGCCGCTGGAGATCCGCCGTGGCCTGCCCGGCGACCCGGATGACAGCCACAGCCGCTACCTGGAAGCGGCGGTGCAGGGCGTGATCGTCGCCTGTCTCTACCTGCCCAACGGCAATCCGCAGCCGGGGCCGAAATTCGATTACAAGCTGGCCTGGTTCGAGCGCTTCATCGAGCACGCGGCGGGCCTGCTCGCCAGCGGCCATCCGGTGGTGCTGGCCGGCGACTACAACGTGGTGCCGACCGACGAGGACATCTACAGCCCGCGCTCCTGGAAGAAGGATGCGCTGCTGCAGCCGGAAAGCCGCGAATGTTACGCGCGCCTGCTGACACAGGGCTGGACCGACGCGCTGCGCAGCCGCTACCCAGACGAGCGCATCTACACCTTCTGGGACTATTTTCGCCAGCACTGGCAGAAGAACTCCGGCCTGCGCATCGATCATCTTCTGCTCAGTCCGGACCTCGCGCCGCGCCTGCAGGATGCCGGTGTCGACCGCTGGGTACGCGGACAGGAGCATGCCAGTGACCATGCGCCGACGTGGGTCAGTCTGGCGATGGGCAAGGGATAG
- a CDS encoding EAL domain-containing protein, with translation MLAHLQSATAITRDDPVAILARLEAGSMPIGSMLCEALHAVRSHLGMEVAFIAEFSEGARIFRHVDGRTERLTLCVGDSNPLEDSYCQRVVDGRLPELIHDAAQLAEALLLPVTTELPVGAHLSVPIRFSDGALYGTFCCFSTRSDGSLNDRDLNTLRLFAAFAGRLLETQAKSQQARQTQQNRVAAVLAKRAYGVVYQPIVHLVENRIVGHEALARFTDEPVRSPDKWFADAGQVGLQQELEIALIEAALQGFDLLPADSYLSLNVSPETILAGAVAEVLSEQPLDRLMLEVTEHALVEDYERLADALRPLRSRGLRLAVDDAGAGYASFRHILKLKPDVIKLDSSLIRNVDSDMGCRALAAALIRFAEETGCKVVAEGVETHEELAMLRRLEVNKAQGYLLGRPMPLRRRAATG, from the coding sequence ATGCTCGCACATTTGCAATCAGCCACGGCTATTACCCGCGATGACCCTGTCGCGATATTGGCGAGACTTGAAGCCGGCAGCATGCCGATCGGTTCGATGCTCTGCGAGGCGTTGCATGCGGTGCGCAGCCATCTGGGTATGGAAGTGGCGTTCATCGCCGAGTTCAGCGAAGGCGCCCGCATATTCCGCCACGTCGACGGGAGAACCGAGCGTCTAACGCTCTGCGTAGGGGATTCCAATCCGCTGGAAGACAGTTACTGCCAGCGCGTGGTCGATGGGCGTCTTCCGGAATTGATCCACGACGCCGCACAGCTGGCCGAAGCGCTGCTGCTGCCGGTGACCACCGAGCTACCGGTCGGTGCGCACCTGAGCGTGCCCATTCGCTTCAGCGATGGCGCTCTGTACGGCACGTTCTGCTGTTTCAGCACCCGGTCCGACGGCAGCTTGAATGACCGCGATCTCAATACCCTGCGTCTGTTCGCGGCGTTCGCCGGGCGGCTGCTGGAGACTCAGGCAAAGAGCCAGCAGGCGCGGCAGACTCAGCAAAATCGGGTCGCGGCAGTGCTCGCCAAGCGTGCCTACGGCGTGGTTTACCAACCCATCGTGCACCTGGTGGAGAACCGCATCGTCGGTCATGAGGCGCTTGCGCGGTTCACCGACGAGCCTGTGCGCAGCCCGGACAAGTGGTTCGCCGATGCCGGCCAGGTCGGCTTGCAGCAGGAACTGGAGATCGCCCTGATCGAGGCGGCCTTGCAGGGTTTCGATCTGCTGCCGGCGGATAGCTACCTGTCCTTGAACGTTTCACCCGAGACCATTCTGGCCGGAGCGGTCGCCGAGGTGCTGAGCGAGCAGCCGCTGGACCGCCTGATGCTGGAAGTCACCGAGCATGCGCTGGTCGAGGATTACGAAAGGCTGGCCGACGCGTTGCGGCCACTGCGCAGCAGAGGCCTGCGGCTGGCTGTCGACGACGCCGGGGCCGGTTATGCGAGTTTTCGCCATATCCTCAAACTCAAGCCGGACGTGATCAAGCTCGACAGCAGCCTGATCCGCAATGTCGACAGCGACATGGGCTGTCGTGCCCTGGCTGCCGCATTGATCCGTTTCGCCGAGGAAACCGGCTGCAAGGTCGTCGCAGAGGGTGTCGAGACGCATGAAGAACTCGCCATGCTGCGGCGTCTGGAAGTCAACAAGGCGCAGGGCTACCTGCTGGGCAGGCCGATGCCGCTGCGCAGGCGTGCCGCGACTGGCTGA
- a CDS encoding PA2169 family four-helix-bundle protein, which yields MDTKETISVLNDLIETSKDGEKGFLECAEDLRDPQLKSTMNQRSRDCATAAAELQQLVRSMGGDPETSTSLSADMHRRWVDLKAMITGKDDEAILNECERGEDVAVKSYRKALEKDLPAEVRIVVERQYQGVQRNHDQVKALRDAARARG from the coding sequence ATGGATACGAAAGAGACGATTTCAGTACTCAACGACCTGATAGAGACCAGCAAGGACGGCGAAAAAGGCTTCCTCGAATGCGCCGAAGACCTGCGCGATCCTCAGCTCAAAAGCACCATGAACCAGCGCTCGCGCGATTGCGCCACCGCCGCGGCCGAGCTGCAGCAGCTGGTGCGCTCGATGGGCGGCGATCCAGAAACCAGCACCAGCCTCTCGGCCGACATGCACCGTCGCTGGGTCGATCTCAAGGCGATGATCACTGGCAAGGACGATGAGGCGATTCTCAATGAGTGCGAACGTGGCGAGGACGTGGCGGTGAAGAGCTACCGCAAGGCGCTGGAAAAGGATTTGCCGGCCGAGGTGCGGATCGTTGTCGAACGCCAGTATCAGGGCGTGCAGCGCAATCACGACCAGGTCAAGGCACTGCGCGACGCCGCACGCGCGCGCGGCTGA
- a CDS encoding TetR/AcrR family transcriptional regulator, translating to MSSIRERNKELILKAASEEFAEKGFAASKTSDIAARAGLPKPNVYYYFKSKENLYREVLESIVEPLLEASAPFNQPGHPAEVLRAYIRTKIRISRDHACASKVFASEIMHGAPHLSPERTAQLNAQAAHNIACIQRWIDDGLMADIDANHLLFSIWAATQTYADFDWQISTVTGKTRLDDADYDAAADTIIRLVLKGCEIADPLHSV from the coding sequence ATGTCCAGTATCCGTGAGCGCAACAAAGAGCTGATTCTCAAAGCCGCCAGCGAAGAGTTCGCCGAAAAAGGCTTCGCCGCGAGCAAAACCAGCGACATTGCCGCCCGCGCTGGGCTGCCGAAGCCCAACGTCTACTACTACTTCAAGTCCAAGGAAAACCTCTATCGCGAGGTGCTGGAGAGCATCGTCGAACCGCTGCTCGAAGCCTCGGCGCCGTTCAACCAGCCGGGGCATCCGGCCGAGGTGCTGCGCGCCTACATCCGCACCAAGATCAGGATTTCCCGCGACCACGCCTGCGCTTCCAAGGTGTTCGCCAGCGAGATCATGCACGGCGCTCCGCACCTGTCACCTGAGCGCACCGCGCAGCTCAATGCGCAGGCGGCGCACAACATCGCCTGCATCCAGCGCTGGATTGACGACGGCCTGATGGCTGATATCGACGCAAATCACCTGCTGTTCAGCATCTGGGCGGCGACGCAAACCTACGCTGACTTCGACTGGCAAATCAGCACCGTCACCGGCAAGACCCGCCTCGACGATGCCGACTACGATGCGGCCGCCGACACCATCATCCGCCTTGTGCTCAAGGGCTGCGAGATCGCCGACCCACTCCACTCGGTCTGA
- a CDS encoding outer membrane protein OmpK, translating to MHIKTAPLAVALAGSLLTAPVMAEGLLHWQSNSLTYLYGKDYKIDSPIQQTVTFEHANGWKYGDTFFFVDSIHYNGKGNDNGRDDSSFYGEFSPRLSFGKIFQRDLSIGPITDVLVAMTYEFGEGDVETYMIGPGFDLNVPGFDYFSVNFYHRNTDGDRVGDGVWQITPVWGYTLPVGNSDILIDGFIDWVVDNDRNSRGEEYHANFHFNPQIKYDLGKAMNWGEKQLYVGIEYDYWTNKYGIEDGGYVSQNFVGKTDQNTFSAIVKAHF from the coding sequence ATGCACATCAAGACCGCCCCACTCGCCGTCGCGCTTGCCGGCAGCCTGCTGACCGCTCCGGTAATGGCCGAAGGTCTGCTGCACTGGCAGAGCAACAGCCTGACCTACCTGTACGGCAAGGACTACAAGATCGATTCGCCGATCCAGCAGACCGTCACCTTCGAGCACGCCAACGGCTGGAAGTATGGCGACACCTTCTTCTTCGTCGACTCGATCCACTACAACGGCAAGGGTAACGACAACGGCCGAGACGACAGCTCCTTTTACGGCGAATTCTCGCCACGCCTGTCGTTCGGCAAGATCTTCCAGCGTGACCTGAGCATCGGCCCGATCACCGACGTGCTGGTCGCCATGACCTACGAGTTCGGTGAAGGCGATGTGGAAACCTACATGATCGGCCCGGGCTTCGACCTCAACGTTCCCGGCTTCGACTACTTCTCCGTGAACTTCTACCACCGCAACACCGACGGTGACCGCGTGGGGGACGGCGTCTGGCAGATCACCCCGGTATGGGGCTACACCCTGCCAGTGGGCAATTCCGACATCCTCATCGACGGCTTCATCGACTGGGTAGTCGACAACGACCGCAACTCTCGCGGCGAGGAATACCACGCCAACTTCCACTTCAACCCGCAGATCAAGTACGACCTGGGCAAGGCGATGAACTGGGGCGAGAAGCAGCTGTACGTCGGCATCGAGTACGACTACTGGACCAACAAGTACGGCATCGAGGACGGCGGTTACGTCAGCCAGAACTTCGTTGGCAAGACCGACCAGAACACCTTCAGCGCCATCGTCAAGGCGCATTTCTAA
- a CDS encoding outer membrane protein OmpK produces the protein MRLKTAPCCLALTGALLTTPALAADLMLWQNNSLTYLYGKNFAVDSGEDGREASIQQTITFEHASGWSWGDMFLFVDHKWFNGHSGKDGRTYYGEFSPRLSLGKLTGTELSLGPVNDVLISATYERGESLANGTPNQNYLLGPAVDLRVPGFDRFAVNTYYRKPDGATGKPSGQWQITPTWAMTIPVGKSDILFDGYIDWVVNDAGSKARGNYLAKNFHFNPQVKYDLGKAMDSQPGRLYVGIEYDYWANKYAIEDSRNFNTDNNVANLIVKAHF, from the coding sequence ATGCGACTGAAGACTGCCCCCTGCTGCCTGGCGCTCACCGGCGCTCTGCTGACCACCCCTGCCCTGGCTGCCGACCTGATGCTCTGGCAGAACAACAGCCTGACCTACCTGTACGGCAAGAACTTCGCTGTGGACTCGGGCGAGGACGGCCGCGAAGCCTCGATCCAGCAGACCATCACCTTCGAACACGCCAGCGGCTGGAGCTGGGGCGACATGTTCCTGTTCGTCGACCACAAGTGGTTCAATGGCCACTCCGGCAAGGACGGCCGCACTTACTACGGCGAATTCAGCCCGCGGCTGTCGCTCGGGAAACTCACCGGCACCGAGCTTTCGTTAGGCCCGGTCAACGATGTGCTGATCTCCGCCACCTACGAGCGCGGTGAAAGCCTGGCGAACGGGACACCCAACCAGAACTACCTGCTCGGGCCGGCCGTCGACCTCAGGGTACCCGGCTTCGACCGTTTCGCCGTCAATACCTATTACCGCAAACCCGACGGCGCTACCGGCAAGCCAAGCGGTCAGTGGCAGATCACTCCGACCTGGGCCATGACCATCCCGGTGGGCAAATCCGACATCCTGTTCGACGGCTATATCGACTGGGTGGTCAACGACGCCGGCTCCAAGGCACGCGGCAACTACCTGGCAAAGAACTTCCACTTCAACCCACAGGTGAAGTACGACCTCGGCAAAGCCATGGATAGCCAGCCAGGCCGGCTCTATGTCGGCATCGAATACGACTATTGGGCCAACAAGTACGCGATTGAGGACAGCCGCAACTTCAACACCGATAACAACGTGGCGAACCTCATCGTCAAGGCGCACTTCTGA
- a CDS encoding nucleobase:cation symporter-2 family protein, with amino-acid sequence MTATDSSSGTAAAPQQDLIYGLDDRPAPLPALFAALQHVLASFVGVITPTLIVGSALGLGAYVPYLVSMALFVSGLGTFVQAKRIGPIGSGLLCLQGTSFGFLSAILSAGFIVKARGGTPEEILATLFGVSFCAAFVEIAFSQCINKLRRVITPVVTGTIICLMGLSLIKVAMTDIAGGYGAPDLGALSNLALAGLVIGIIVVLNRFPWPVLRLSAVIVALSIGYAVALAMGKVDLSGLGDLPLVSVPQPFRFGFAFDWMAFIPIAVIFLITPLETAGDLTANSMISRQPVRGPLYMRRIKSGILADGCASATAAVFNSLPMTTFSQNNGVIQLTGVASRHVGFYIAGLLVLLGLFPAVGGVLQAMPKPVLGGATLIMFGTVAIAGIKILAEAGLHRRNMLIVSISLGMGLGVASVPEVLSAMPDVLKNIFGSPITIGAFSAILLNLFLPREASERDVFDPDELIEDAVGTNTLSVNIPDYRGHDGHRRDALPQPAGADFKG; translated from the coding sequence ATGACCGCAACCGATTCGAGCAGCGGCACCGCTGCTGCACCTCAGCAGGATCTGATCTACGGGCTGGACGATCGCCCGGCTCCCCTTCCGGCACTCTTCGCGGCGCTGCAGCACGTACTGGCGAGTTTCGTCGGCGTCATCACCCCTACCCTTATCGTCGGCAGCGCCCTGGGCCTGGGTGCCTATGTGCCCTATCTGGTCAGCATGGCGCTGTTCGTCTCCGGCCTCGGTACCTTCGTCCAGGCCAAGCGCATCGGCCCGATCGGCTCCGGATTGCTCTGTCTGCAGGGCACCAGCTTCGGTTTTCTCAGCGCAATCCTCAGTGCCGGCTTCATCGTCAAGGCACGCGGCGGCACGCCTGAAGAGATTCTCGCCACGCTGTTCGGCGTGAGTTTCTGCGCGGCCTTCGTCGAAATCGCCTTCAGCCAGTGCATCAACAAGCTGCGCCGGGTGATCACCCCTGTCGTCACCGGAACGATCATCTGCCTGATGGGGCTGTCGCTGATCAAGGTGGCGATGACCGACATCGCTGGCGGTTACGGCGCGCCTGACCTGGGTGCACTGTCCAACCTCGCCCTGGCGGGTCTGGTGATCGGCATCATCGTGGTGCTCAACCGCTTCCCCTGGCCGGTGCTGCGACTGTCCGCGGTGATCGTCGCACTGTCCATCGGCTACGCCGTGGCACTGGCGATGGGCAAGGTCGATCTGTCCGGCCTGGGCGACCTGCCCTTGGTCAGCGTGCCGCAGCCGTTCCGCTTCGGCTTCGCCTTCGACTGGATGGCATTCATCCCGATCGCCGTCATTTTCCTGATCACTCCGCTGGAAACCGCAGGCGACCTCACCGCCAATTCGATGATCTCGCGCCAGCCGGTGCGCGGGCCGCTGTACATGCGCCGCATCAAGTCCGGCATTCTCGCCGACGGCTGCGCTTCGGCCACCGCCGCCGTGTTCAACAGCCTGCCGATGACCACCTTCAGCCAGAACAACGGTGTGATTCAGCTGACCGGCGTCGCCAGCCGCCATGTGGGCTTCTATATCGCCGGGTTGCTGGTACTGCTGGGCTTGTTCCCGGCGGTCGGCGGCGTGCTGCAGGCGATGCCCAAGCCGGTGCTCGGCGGTGCCACGCTTATCATGTTCGGCACGGTGGCCATCGCCGGCATCAAGATCCTCGCCGAAGCGGGCCTGCACCGGCGCAACATGCTGATCGTCTCGATCTCCCTCGGCATGGGCCTGGGCGTTGCCAGCGTGCCGGAAGTGCTGAGCGCGATGCCCGACGTACTGAAGAACATCTTCGGTTCGCCGATCACCATCGGTGCCTTCAGCGCCATCCTCCTCAACCTGTTCCTGCCGCGCGAAGCATCCGAGCGCGACGTGTTCGACCCGGATGAGCTGATCGAGGACGCCGTGGGCACCAACACCCTGTCGGTGAACATCCCCGATTACCGGGGGCACGACGGCCACCGTCGCGACGCCTTGCCGCAACCCGCAGGCGCCGACTTCAAAGGCTGA
- a CDS encoding cation:proton antiporter family protein has translation MIEASWIAFAFALGLLARFIGLPPLIGYLGAGFALAAAGDYVGVTQDDSIILDHLAHLGVLLLLFTVGLKLKLGNLVRREVIGGSLLHFFISSVLVLPAIMLILDSDWREAMLLAIALSFSSTVLAAKVLESKRELRAFHGRVAIGVLIIQDLIALVVMSLAAGKLPSAWALLVFLLPLLRPVLFRLLDHSGHEELMVLLGLMLALVAGGLGFEYVGLSSELGALAFGAMLAKHKRASELSNSLWAIKEVFLVGFFLKIGIGGLPDADALWFAFAMALLLPLKGVLFFGLFIAFRLRARSAFLSAASLTNYSEFGLIVASVVLPQWLMPLAITVALSFIISAQLNRIAHPLYERLAPRLIRCERNIRHPDEQPVSLGDARILIMGMGRTGRAAYDYLAQKGFRLISLDSDPVMVEKSTQEGRKILFADAEDQMFWQSLEMNQVEAVILAMNDPEAKIISTRKLRESGFRGLVVSHAMYEDIAQRIQEAGADRTYLTMSEAGAGLAENVARELESR, from the coding sequence GTGATTGAAGCCAGCTGGATTGCCTTCGCCTTCGCCCTCGGGCTGCTTGCCCGCTTCATTGGCCTTCCGCCACTGATCGGCTATCTGGGCGCCGGTTTTGCGCTGGCCGCGGCCGGTGACTATGTCGGCGTCACCCAGGACGACAGCATCATCCTCGACCATCTGGCGCATCTGGGCGTGCTCCTGCTGCTGTTCACCGTGGGGCTCAAGCTCAAGCTTGGCAATCTGGTGCGCCGCGAAGTCATTGGCGGCAGCCTGCTGCACTTCTTCATATCCAGCGTACTGGTGCTGCCGGCGATCATGCTGATCCTCGACAGCGACTGGCGCGAAGCAATGCTGCTGGCCATTGCCCTGTCATTCTCCAGCACCGTGCTGGCGGCCAAGGTGCTGGAAAGCAAGCGCGAGCTGCGCGCCTTCCACGGCCGCGTCGCCATCGGCGTGCTGATCATCCAGGACCTCATCGCCCTGGTGGTGATGAGCCTCGCCGCCGGCAAGTTGCCTTCCGCCTGGGCGCTGCTGGTGTTTCTGCTGCCGCTGCTGCGCCCCGTGCTGTTCCGCCTGCTCGACCACAGCGGTCACGAAGAACTGATGGTACTGCTCGGCCTGATGCTGGCACTGGTCGCGGGCGGCCTCGGTTTCGAATACGTGGGCCTGAGTTCCGAACTGGGCGCCCTGGCCTTCGGTGCCATGCTCGCCAAGCACAAGCGCGCCAGCGAGCTATCCAACTCGCTGTGGGCGATCAAGGAAGTGTTCCTGGTCGGCTTCTTCCTGAAGATCGGCATCGGCGGGCTACCGGATGCCGACGCCCTGTGGTTCGCCTTCGCCATGGCGTTGCTGCTACCGCTCAAGGGCGTGCTGTTCTTCGGCCTGTTCATCGCCTTCCGCCTGCGCGCACGCAGCGCCTTTCTCAGCGCGGCCAGCCTGACCAACTACAGCGAGTTCGGCCTGATCGTCGCCAGCGTGGTACTGCCGCAATGGTTGATGCCCCTGGCGATCACGGTCGCCCTGTCATTCATCATTTCCGCACAGCTCAACCGCATCGCCCACCCGCTGTACGAACGCCTGGCGCCGCGGTTGATTCGCTGCGAGCGCAACATTCGCCACCCCGACGAGCAACCGGTGTCGCTGGGCGACGCGCGCATCCTGATCATGGGCATGGGGCGCACGGGGCGGGCCGCCTACGATTATCTGGCGCAGAAGGGCTTTCGCCTGATTAGCCTGGATTCAGACCCGGTGATGGTAGAAAAAAGCACCCAGGAAGGGCGCAAGATTCTCTTCGCCGACGCCGAGGACCAGATGTTCTGGCAGAGCCTGGAGATGAACCAGGTCGAGGCCGTGATCCTGGCGATGAACGACCCGGAGGCCAAGATCATCTCCACTCGCAAGCTGCGCGAAAGCGGCTTCCGCGGGCTGGTCGTCTCCCACGCCATGTACGAGGACATCGCCCAGCGCATTCAGGAAGCCGGCGCCGACCGTACCTATCTGACCATGAGCGAGGCCGGTGCCGGCCTGGCCGAAAACGTCGCACGGGAGCTGGAATCAAGATGA
- a CDS encoding nucleobase:cation symporter-2 family protein → MNDLNARPAGANRLPWLQQLLVSLQHVLLMYGGAVAVPLIVGQAAGLSRDEIAFLINADLLVAGIATLVQSLGIGPLGIRMPVMMGASFAAVSSMVVMAGMPGVGMTGIFGATIAAGAFGLLIAPFVCRIVRFFPPLVTGTVITAIGLSLFPVAVNWAGGGSSTSQFGSVHYLGIAAAVLGTILLVNRFLRGFWVNVSVLIGMGLGYALAGALGMVDLSGMAAAPAVQVVTPNHFGAPTFSLAPILSMCLVVVIIFVESAGMFLALGRITGETVDPQRLRRGLLCDAGATFLAGFMNTFTHSSFAQNIGLVQMTGVRSRYVTAIAGLILIALSLLPKAAFLVASIPAAVLGGAGIAMFGMVAATGIKILQEADISDRRNQLLVAVSIGLGMIPVIRPEFFAQLPHWLEPITHSGIALATLSAVALNLLFNVLGGPEREALTGSAHA, encoded by the coding sequence ATGAACGATCTGAACGCCCGCCCCGCCGGGGCGAATCGGCTGCCCTGGCTGCAGCAATTGCTGGTGAGCCTGCAGCATGTGCTGCTGATGTACGGCGGCGCCGTCGCCGTCCCGCTGATCGTCGGCCAGGCCGCCGGACTGTCCCGCGACGAAATTGCCTTTCTGATCAATGCCGACCTGCTGGTCGCCGGCATCGCCACGCTGGTGCAGTCGCTGGGCATCGGCCCGCTGGGCATCCGCATGCCGGTGATGATGGGCGCCAGTTTCGCCGCGGTGAGCAGCATGGTGGTCATGGCCGGCATGCCAGGCGTCGGCATGACCGGTATCTTCGGCGCAACCATTGCCGCCGGCGCCTTCGGCCTGCTGATCGCGCCGTTCGTCTGCCGCATCGTGCGCTTCTTTCCACCGCTGGTGACCGGCACCGTGATTACCGCCATCGGCCTTTCGCTGTTCCCGGTGGCGGTGAACTGGGCCGGCGGCGGCAGCAGTACCAGCCAGTTCGGTAGCGTGCATTACCTCGGTATCGCGGCTGCGGTGCTCGGCACCATTCTGCTGGTGAATCGCTTCCTGCGCGGCTTCTGGGTCAACGTATCGGTGCTGATCGGCATGGGCCTCGGTTACGCCCTGGCCGGCGCGTTGGGCATGGTCGACCTCTCCGGCATGGCCGCCGCACCTGCCGTGCAGGTGGTCACGCCGAACCACTTCGGCGCGCCGACTTTCTCGCTGGCGCCAATCCTGTCGATGTGCCTGGTGGTGGTGATCATCTTCGTCGAGTCGGCGGGCATGTTCCTGGCGCTCGGGCGGATCACCGGCGAGACGGTCGACCCGCAACGGTTGCGCCGCGGCCTGCTGTGCGATGCCGGCGCGACCTTCCTGGCCGGTTTCATGAATACCTTCACCCATTCATCGTTCGCGCAGAACATCGGCCTGGTGCAGATGACCGGCGTGCGCAGCCGCTACGTCACCGCGATCGCCGGGCTGATCCTGATCGCCCTGAGCCTGCTGCCGAAAGCGGCATTCCTGGTCGCCTCGATACCCGCCGCAGTGCTCGGCGGCGCCGGTATCGCCATGTTCGGCATGGTCGCGGCGACCGGCATCAAGATTCTCCAGGAAGCCGATATCAGTGATCGACGCAATCAGCTGCTGGTCGCCGTGAGCATCGGTTTGGGCATGATTCCGGTGATTCGCCCGGAGTTCTTCGCCCAGCTGCCGCACTGGCTGGAGCCGATCACCCACAGCGGCATCGCCCTGGCAACACTGAGCGCGGTGGCGCTGAACCTGCTCTTCAATGTGCTCGGCGGCCCTGAGCGCGAGGCCCTGACCGGTTCGGCTCACGCCTGA
- a CDS encoding urate hydroxylase PuuD, whose translation MDAHLTEWLNLSIRWIHMIVGIAWIGASFYFVWLENNLNRSNPREGLSGDLWAIHGGGIYHLEKYKLAPPQMPENLHWFKWEAYTTWLSGVALLMVVYYLNPSLYLIAPGSELSPAAAIAIGFGSLIVGWFVYDLLCDSPLGKTPALLGLVLFVLVIAACWGYSQIFSGRAAYIHTGALIGTIMVGNVFRIIMPAQRALVAAIEQNRTPDPVLPAKGLLRSRHNNYFTLPVLFIMISNHFPSTYGSQYNWLILAALGALSVLARHYFNTRHSGNRFAWALPAAALGMICLAYVTAPNRQPAPNLTATSPEQASMANQATAGAADFAKVNAVIHERCTVCHSANPSSPMFSAAPAGVMFDSAEQIRQQAAKIHAQTVASQIMPLGNITQMTQEERDLLGDWIAKGARVN comes from the coding sequence GTGGACGCACATCTGACCGAATGGCTGAACCTGAGTATTCGCTGGATTCACATGATCGTCGGCATCGCCTGGATCGGTGCCTCCTTCTACTTCGTCTGGCTGGAAAACAACCTCAACCGCAGTAACCCACGCGAGGGGCTTTCGGGCGACCTCTGGGCCATCCACGGGGGCGGTATCTACCACCTGGAAAAGTACAAGCTGGCCCCGCCGCAGATGCCGGAGAACCTGCACTGGTTCAAGTGGGAGGCCTACACCACCTGGCTGTCCGGTGTGGCCCTGCTGATGGTGGTGTACTACCTCAACCCGAGCCTGTACCTGATCGCACCGGGCAGTGAGCTGTCCCCCGCTGCGGCCATTGCCATCGGTTTCGGCTCGCTGATCGTCGGCTGGTTCGTCTATGACCTGCTCTGCGATTCGCCGCTGGGCAAGACCCCCGCCCTGCTCGGCCTGGTGCTGTTCGTGCTGGTGATCGCCGCATGCTGGGGCTATTCGCAGATCTTCAGCGGTCGCGCCGCCTATATCCACACCGGCGCCCTGATCGGCACCATCATGGTCGGCAACGTGTTCCGCATCATCATGCCGGCGCAGCGCGCACTGGTCGCCGCCATCGAGCAGAACCGCACGCCCGATCCGGTGCTGCCGGCCAAGGGTCTGCTGCGTTCGCGACACAACAACTACTTCACTCTGCCGGTGCTGTTCATCATGATCAGCAACCACTTCCCGAGCACCTACGGCAGCCAGTACAACTGGCTGATCCTCGCCGCCCTCGGCGCGCTGTCGGTGCTGGCACGCCACTACTTCAACACCCGCCACAGTGGCAACCGCTTCGCCTGGGCGCTGCCGGCCGCGGCGCTGGGCATGATCTGTCTGGCCTACGTCACTGCACCGAACCGCCAACCGGCACCAAACCTCACCGCGACCTCGCCGGAGCAGGCGAGCATGGCGAACCAGGCCACTGCCGGCGCCGCCGACTTCGCCAAGGTCAACGCGGTGATTCATGAGCGCTGCACCGTCTGCCATTCGGCCAACCCGAGCAGCCCGATGTTCAGTGCCGCGCCGGCCGGTGTCATGTTCGACAGCGCCGAACAGATCCGCCAGCAGGCGGCGAAGATCCACGCTCAGACCGTGGCCAGCCAGATCATGCCGCTGGGCAACATCACTCAGATGACTCAGGAAGAGCGCGACCTGCTCGGTGACTGGATCGCCAAGGGCGCCAGGGTCAACTGA